TCTCTCCTTTCCACTTCACGATTTTCTGTGAACGTCCTTCGGAAGAAGAGCCTGCCCCCCAACGGCTGCCATCGCCGACAAAGGTCTCACGCAACAGGTCGGCGTCCCACCAAGCCCAGTTGCGGCAAGGGGGAACCGCTTCGTTCTTGCCCAAATAGGTTCCGTCGGCCGCCAGGAGGTATTTGTCGGTGCTTCCCCCTTTACGGTCTTCGCTGGCAAAGCATTCGAGGCCGGGACGCGTGGTATCGATGTCGGTCACCATGCCGTCACCGACATGGAAGGTCTTGTGACCGATGTTCCATATCGACTCGCCGGTGCGCGCATCGACCATGCAGACGCCACGACCCTGGTCGTTCCAAGGCTCAATGCACAAAAACACTTCGAGACCGGGACGATTGGGGTCGATGTCGGTGAGATAGACTTTGTCGGGGTGTCCCAATCCGGCCGACCACAACAGGGTGCCGTCATCGTCGAGCATGCACGACCCGAGCAATATCTCGTCGCGGCCGTCCTCATCGACATCACCGCATACCATGTTGTGGGCTCCCATGCTGCGCACAATGGGATTCTCTTCGTCCCCGTCCCAGCGCCAAGCGCGTTCGAGTCTCGTACCGTTGAGCTGCCAGGCATCGACCACCATGAGCTTGTAGGTTCCGCGGCACGCCAGTATGTAGGGAGTCTTGCCGTCGAGGAAGGCCATGCCTATCTGGTTGCGGTTGCGGCGAATCAGATTGCCATAACGGAAATTTCGCTCGGGCCAATCGACGCGGTCTATCTCCTCGCCGGTCATTCCGTCGAGCACCGAAAGATATTCTTCTCCGGTATCGACACGACCTTTGGCGTCACGCTGCACATTGTCGGGCGCCGTCTTCAAGGCCACTTCGGCCTTGCCGTCGCCATTGAAGTCATAGACGACATAAGGCGAATACCAAATACCGGGCTCTATGCCCTGTCCCAGGTCTTTCGACCACAAGAAGGTACCATCGCTCAGATAGGCTTCGATTTGGTAAGTCTTCCCGTTCAAGTCACCGGGCATGCCGGGGTCGACATTGCTTTCGGGGGTGCGTATGATATAATCATAGACCCCGTCGCCGTTCAGGTCGGCCACGGCCACCTTACCGGCTTTGACGGGACGGTTGAGTTTTATCGACAGGTAATTTTTGCCCGACTCGGGAGCGAA
This genomic window from Candidatus Caccoplasma merdavium contains:
- a CDS encoding silent information regulator protein Sir2; translated protein: MKNKSWIALAALLLGSVPVGANAQDSRERHYYYEILSPSHEPKAPVEGFATTRVGERLDRGLTILPGKEEGTLYLSWRLLQSDAPDVAFNVYREVDGKVKKLNRKPLKTTTDFVDESPAPEGARYQVATLDGRGKVLEKSPFVAFAPESGKNYLSIKLNRPVKAGKVAVADLNGDGVYDYIIRTPESNVDPGMPGDLNGKTYQIEAYLSDGTFLWSKDLGQGIEPGIWYSPYVVYDFNGDGKAEVALKTAPDNVQRDAKGRVDTGEEYLSVLDGMTGEEIDRVDWPERNFRYGNLIRRNRNQIGMAFLDGKTPYILACRGTYKLMVVDAWQLNGTRLERAWRWDGDEENPIVRSMGAHNMVCGDVDEDGRDEILLGSCMLDDDGTLLWSAGLGHPDKVYLTDIDPNRPGLEVFLCIEPWNDQGRGVCMVDARTGESIWNIGHKTFHVGDGMVTDIDTTRPGLECFASEDRKGGSTDKYLLAADGTYLGKNEAVPPCRNWAWWDADLLRETFVGDGSRWGAGSSSEGRSQKIVKWKGETVTDGIRGDILMIADLFGDWREEIVTALPGEIRIYTTNIPARDRRVTLMQDALYRNYVAHRSMGYPQAPVPSYYLGE